A genomic stretch from Solanum stenotomum isolate F172 chromosome 8, ASM1918654v1, whole genome shotgun sequence includes:
- the LOC125873357 gene encoding uncharacterized protein LOC125873357: MCFSSDPNIRNFTKEFEVTAKAPKKMLKNRLALLVLLFTYYFYLGDFNVSAQQFRPGFVYTRNRGRCTPQYWSSRRESWPKMVPQTSTVSKIFGSRAYERYRYDLTLLEAAGRNDDEDNVFARLVKQSTAALLNSYARHNYPYSAWEVKTMLIQALVSEKSASVLAQQLSQANEACN, translated from the exons ATGTGTTTTTCTTCAGATCCAAATATACGTAACTTCACTAAAGAGTTTGAGGTAACTGCAAAAGCTCCAAAGAAAATGCTGAAGAATCGTTTGGCTCTTCTAGTGCTCTTATTTACTTATTACTTCTACTTGGGAGATTTCAATGTATCGGCTCAACAGTTTAGACCTGGATTTGTGTACACCAGAAACAGAGGAAGATGCACTCCTCA GTATTGGAGCAGCAGAAGAGAGTCATGGCCAAAAATGGTGCCACAGACATCGACAGTATCTAAAATATTTGGATCCAGGGCCTACGAGCGATACAGGTATGATCTAACACTGCTAGAAGCTGCTGGAAGAAACGACGATGAGGATAATGTATTTGCCAGGTTAGTGAAGCAATCAACAGCTGCATTGTTGAATTCATATGCCAGACACAATTATCCCTACAGTGCTTGGGAAGTAAAGACCATGCTCATTCAAGCTTTGGTTTCTGAAAAATCTGCTTCTGTTTTGGCTCAACAGTTATCTCAAGCTAATGAAGCCTGCAACTAA
- the LOC125873244 gene encoding transcription factor MYB13-like — protein MGRSPCCEKLGLKRGPWSKEEDDLLINYIKKNGHPNWRALPKLAGLLRCGKSCRLRWTNYLRPDIKRGNFTHQEEDTIIKLHQVLGNSWSAIAARLPGRTDNEIKNIWHTRLKKKTNESQPQEISDIQSEPENSNVDIHLEEANNSEDNNSKISSPKINIEIQQQPSSSSSTSSSSEYSYSNTIATSSESRNQIMSDNLLEVDDDIWSEVVWAPVDDNYLDLSLMEDNYQINCSFNDNWFWDDLFTRSNELMLELPEL, from the exons atggggagATCTCCTTGCTGTGAGAAATTGGGGTTGAAAAGAGGTCCATGGagcaaagaagaagatgatttaCTCATcaattacattaaaaaaaatggtcaTCCTAATTGGCGTGCACTTCCCAAACTTGCAG GTCTATTAAGGTGCGGAAAAAGTTGCAGGCTTCGATGGACTAATTACTTGAGACCTGATATTAAGAGAGGCAATTTTACTCATCAAGAAGAAGATACCATTATCAAGTTGCATCAAGTTCTTGGAAACag TTGGTCTGCTATTGCAGCAAGATTACCTGGAAGAACagataatgaaataaaaaacatttGGCATACTCGTCTGAAGAAAAAAACGAATGAATCTCAGCCTCAAGAAATTTCAGATATACAATCGGAGCCCGAAAATTCAAATGTGGACATACATTTGGAGGAGGCCAACAATTCTGAGGATAATAATTCCAAAATATCGAGTCCTAAAATAAACATCGAGATTCAGCAACAACCAAGTTCATCATCGTCAACATCATCATCAAGTGAATATTCATATTCAAACACAATTGCAACGAGTTCTGAATCGAGAAATCAAATAATGTCGGATAATTTGTTAGAAGTTGATGACGATATTTGGTCCGAGGTAGTATGGGCACCGGTCGATGACAATTATCTTGATTTGTCATTAATGGAGGATAATTACCAGATTAATTGTAGCTTTAACGATAATTGGTTTTGGGATGATCTTTTTACAAGATCTAATGAGTTGATGTTAGAATTGCCTGAATTAtga
- the LOC125872204 gene encoding structural maintenance of chromosomes protein 1, with product MPSQASPGKIHRLELENFKSYKGFQSIGPFYDFTAIIGPNGAGKSNLMDAISFVLGVRTGQLRGAQLKDLIYAFDDREKEQRGRRAFVRLVYQLANGTEIQFTRAITSAGASEYRIDGKAVNWDEYNAKLKSLDILVKARNFLVFQGDVESIASKNPKELSALLEQISGSEEFKRRYDELEEEKARAEEKKALAYQKKKTVTMERKQKKEQKEEAEKHLRLQDQLKSLKQEYFLWQLFNIEKDIAKTNEELDAEEVRVKEIVEKLGEYESESSRKKKELSGYMREIALRERKIADRKNKLDKNQPDLVKLKEEISRITSKIKSTSKDLDKKRDEKRRHTDEVKKLQNDLKDITKQLDELRQRSRDAGGKLQLADSQLETYHQIKEEAGMKTAKLRDEKEVLDRQQRADIDAQKNLEENLQQLENRKHELESQEKQMQTRLKKILDAVKKHDEELKRVKEEQREMKNKLRRSREKHDNLRKRLDEVEDQLRELKAERHENERDARLSQAVETLKRLFPGVHGRMTDLCRPTHKKYNLAVTVAMGRYMDAVVVEDDQTGKECIKYLKEQRLPPQTFIPLQSVRIKPVVERLRTLGGTAMLVFDVIQFDQALEKAILFAVQNTIVCNDLKEAKYLSWDGERLKVVTLDGILLTKSGTMTGGTSGGMEARSHKWDDKKIDGLKKKKEGLESELEELGSIREMQLKESEASGRISGLEKKIHYAEIEKKSIADKLQNLEREKGSIENEIGHIQPELEQLNRKIDARAQEILSREKRINDIVDRIYKKFSESVGVRNIREYEENQLKAVQEMSEERLNLHNQQSKLKSQLDYEQKRDMDSRIVKLESTLNNLKEKLKEVETKEADLKSSMEKATKEIDDYKEEVLAWRSKSEECEKQLQEWQKKISAETTSISKHNRQIKSKEAQIEQLNSKKQEILEKCELEQIELPTISDPMDTGESTPGPVFDFSKLNRMYQQITKPAEREKREVDFTQKIASLMSEIERTAPNLKALDQYKDLLKKEEDVNKEFEVAKNEEKKVTDEYNRVKGARCELFMKAFNHISGKIDKIYKQLTKSNTHPLGGTAYLNLDNEDEPFLHGIKYTAMPPTKRFRDMEQLSGGEKTVAALALLFAIHSFRPSPFFILDEVDAALDNLNVAKVAGFIRSKSCGGARLTQDPEEGCGFQSIVISLKDSFYDKAEALVGVYRDAERGCSSTLTFDLTKYRES from the exons ATGCCGTCACAGGCGTCGCCGGGAAAAATCCACCGGCTGGAACTCGAGAATTTCAAGTCCTACAAAGGATTTCAATCAATTGGCCCATTTTACGACTTTACAGCGATTATAGGGCCAAATGGAGCAGGAAAATCTAACCTAATGGATGCAATCAGCTTCGTCCTTGGAGTTCGTACGGGTCAACTTCGAGGTGCACAGTTGAAGGACTTAATTTATGCTTTTGACGACCGTGAAAAGGAGCAGAGAGGTCGAAGAGCTTTTGTGAGGCTAGTTTATCAGCTTGCTAATGGTACGGAAATTCAGTTTACGCGTGCTATTACGAGTGCTGGTGCTAGTGAGTATCGGATTGATGGGAAAGCTGTTAATTGGGATGAGTATAATGCCAAATTGAAGTCCCTTGATATTCTGGTTAAAGCGCGGAATTTTCTTGTCTTTCAG GGTGACGTTGAGTCTATTGCATCTAAAAATCCAAAAGAACTCTCTGCACTCCTTGAGCAAATATCTGGATCTGAAGAGTTCAAGAGACGCTATGATGaattggaagaagaaaaagcaagagctgaagaaaagaaggcaCTTGCTTACCAGAAAAAGAAAACTGTAACTATGGAGCGAAAACAGAAAAAGGAACAGAAAGAAGAAGCTGAGAAGCATCTTCGTTTACAAGATCAACTG AAATCTTTGAagcaagaatattttctttGGCAATTATTCAACATAGAAAAGGATATTGCTAAGACAAACGAGGAACTTGATGCCGAAGAAGTAAGAGTCAAAGAAATTGTGGAGAAACTTGGGGAATATGAAAGTGAATCTAgcagaaagaagaaagaactaAGCGGATACATGAGAGAGATTGCATTGCGCGAGAGGAAGATTGCAGATAGAAAAAACAAACTTGACAAGAAT CAACCTGATCTTGTAAAGTTAAAGGAAGAAATATCGCGGATtacttcaaaaatcaaaagtacaaGTAAAGATCTTGATAAGAAGAGAGATGAAAAAAGAAGACATACAGATGAGGTGAAGAAGCTTCAAAATGACTTGAAGGACATTACAAAGCAGCTGGATGAGTTGCGTCAAAGAAGTCGAGATGCAGGGGGGAAACTTCAATTAGCTGACAGTCAATTGGAGACGTATCACCAAAT TAAAGAAGAGGCTGGCATGAAAACTGCGAAACTAAGAGATGAGAAAGAGGTCTTGGATAGGCAGCAGCGTGCTGATATTGATGCTCAGAAGAATCTGGAAGAAAATCTTCAGCAGCTTGAAAATCGGAAGCATGAGCTTGAGTCTCAGGAGAAACAGATGCAAACAAGGTTGAAGAAAATTCTTGATGCAGTTAAGAAGCATGATGAAGAACTGAAACGGGTGAAAGAAGAACAGcgtgaaatgaaaaataaacttCGACGCTCCAG AGAAAAACATGACAATCTGCGCAAACGACTTGATGAAGTAGAGGACCAACTACGTGAGTTGAAGGCTGAGAGACATGAAAATGAGAGAGATGCCAGATTGTCTCAAGCAGTTGAAACGCTGAAGCGTCTGTTTCCCGGTGTTCATGGTCGAATGACAGATCTCTGCAGGCCAACACATAAGAAGTATAACCTTGCTGTAACAGTTGCAATGGGCAGATATATGGATGCAGTTGTAGTTGAGGATGACCAAACAGGAAAAGAATGCATCAAG TATTTGAAAGAGCAAAGACTTCCTCCTCAGACATTTATACCTCTTCAGTCGGTCCGTATAAAGCCAGTAGTTGAGCGGCTGCGCACATTGGGTGGGACTGCAATGCTGGTTTTTGATGTCATACA ATTTGATCAAGCATTGGAGAAGGCTATATTATTTGCTGTTCAGAATACCATTGTTTGCAATGACTTAAAAGAAGCTAAGTATCTTAGCTGGGATGGTGAGAGACTTAAAG TTGTGACTCTTGATGGGATTTTGTTAACAAAATCTGGTACAATGACTGGTGGTACTAGTGGTGGAATGGAAGCACGCTCTCACAAATGGGATGACAAAAAAATTGACG GgcttaagaagaaaaaagaaggtcTTGAGTCAGAGTTGGAGGAGCTTGGATCAATAAGGGAGATGCAGCTTAAGGAGTCTGAAGCATCTGGCAGAATCAGTGGACTTGAGAAAAAGATTCACTATGCTGAGATTGAAAAG AAAAGTATTGCAGACAAACTTCAAAATTTGGAACGCGAAAAGGGGAGTATTGAAAATGAAATTGGACATATCCAGCCTGAACTTGAGCAG TTGAACAGAAAAATTGATGCAAGGGCACAAGAGATCTTATCACGAGAGAAAAGGATCAATGACATTGTTGACAGAATCTACAAAAAGTTCAGTGAATCCGTTGGGGTGAGAAATATTAGGGAGTATGAAGAAAATCAGCTCAAAGCTGTTCAGGAAATGTCTGAAGAAAGGCTCAATTTACATAATCAACAATCGAAGCTTAAGTCACA GTTGGACTATGAGCAGAAGCGGGACATGGATTCACGAATTGTAAAACTGGAATCAACCCTTAATAACttaaaagagaaattaaagGAGGTTGAGACCAAGGAGGCGGATCTGAAGTCGTCCATGGAGAAAGCTACAAAGGAGATAGACGATTACAAGGAAGAAGTATTAG CATGGAGGTCCAAATCAGAAGAATGTGAAAAGCAGCTGCAGGAGTGGCAGAAAAAGATTTCTGCTGAAACAACTAGCATTAGCAAACATAACCGTCAAATTAAATCAAAG GAGGCACAGATTGAACAACTGAATTCAAAAAAGCAGGAAATATTGGAGAAATGCGAACTGGAGCAAATAGAACTGCCCACTATCTCTGATCCAATGGATACTGGAGAGTCTACACCTGGCCCTGTTTTCGATTTCAGTAAACTGAATAGAATGTATCAGCAGATTACGAAACCCGCTGAAAGGGAGAAACGTGAGGTGGATTTTACTCAGAAAATTGCTTCCTTGATGTCAGAGATAGAAAGAACAGCTCCAAATCTGAAGGCCCTTGATCAATACAAAGATCTACTAAAAAAGGAGGAAGATGttaataaagaatttgaagtGGCCAAAAATGAGGAGAAGAAAGTTACTGATGAATATAATAGAGTTAAAGGGGCCAG GTGTGAATTGTTTATGAAAGCTTTCAATCACATATCTGGCAAAATCGACAAGATATACAAGCAACTCACAAAGAGCAATACACATCCTCTCGGTGGGACAGCATATCTTAACTTGGATAATGAAGATGAGCCGTTTTTACATGGTATCAAGTATACCGCTATGCCCCCAACAAAACGATTTCGGGATATGGAACAGCTTTCAGGAGGAGAGAAGACGGTTGCAGCACTTGCATTGCTTTTTGCTATCCACAG TTTTAGACCTTCTCCATTCTTCATACTGGATGAAGTTGATGCTGCATTGGATAATCTGAATGTTGCCAAAGTTGCTGGATTTATTCGATCAAAGTCCTGTGGAGGTGCTAGGCTTACTCAGGATCCTGAAGAAGGATGTGGCTTCCAAAGCATTGTTATCTCTCTCAAAGACAGCTTTTATGACAAAGCTGAAGCTTTGGTTGGTGTTTACAGGGATGCCGAGAGAGG TTGCTCGAGCACATTGACATTTGATCTGACCAAGTACAGGGAATCGTGA